TTTTTCAgcctcacatgcactctctctgttTGTTGCAGGTATCATGTCTATTGTTTCCACTAGTAAATGAGGAGTTAATGGGAGGGCATCATATTAAGACaatcacaaaacaaaaataatggGGATGTTAGAAAAGATTTCTTTGCATAGgtggctcgccaccaccttcttagGGGCAACcaaaggcaacaaatgctggcctagccaacaacacccacatcctgtgaaagaataaaaaaaagttacaaaTTTGCTGCACCAGAGTCAATAAATTATTTTAATGGAATTAATTGCTTGGAAAGAGGAATATTAAAAGATACAAAATACCACGATATTGGatatctgaaatcaaaacagaaaatgctggaaatactcagtttgTTAGAGAGCACCACTTATTCACTTTCAAATTTAATCTAGAATATCATTTTCCTTAAGTTTATGCATAGTCTTTCATGTGGAATTCTCTTGAAAATTTACCAACTTTATCAAAACTAAATGTTTGTATTTAAATTTCATACCAAATCCTTGCCTACTTTTATAAAAGCTCTCTAGCTAGATAGACAGTGTCTATTGTAGCACTACAACACATGAAAAgatctcagaattgattctagaTCTATGCTGGTTTAGTGGAACTCAGTCAGGATAGCACTTGAAATTCTACAATTAACCCAACCCCTGGGCTCAGAAAGGAAATTCAGGCTATTGATCTCTGTGTCCTGATTTCCTGTTGAAAAATGCCTATATATGTGGACATCAGTTGAGGATGTGATTAGACTCAGCTATGATACCTCTGTGGCTAAATAACACCCTGACACTGTCTTGGTTACTTTGTGAAGAAAAGTCATGTTGAGTGGTGTACCAGAGCATTTCTGGTGTTCTGAAATTGTACCCTAGTAAGTCTGAAATAAACATGTATCTTTTACACAGTAAGTAATTTTAACTGCCAAGGGGAGGCATAtttgggtgtggagggggtggtgtttaAATCTTTAAAGTAGTGTGTTGGGTCCCGCCCACTTCCTGGTTCAACCTGGGTGGATTTGTAGGTGAGCGGGAAACACCTGTGAATCTGTCGGGTAAgtaattaaaatattcaaagatgcaATTATCTGAGGATTTAATCCAGCATTCAGCCTTGTTGAACAGCCAGAGCACAGGTTTCTCAAACTTTGTGGAGTTTGCCAGGATCAACCAGGCAAGAGCAGGAAGTGCTTTTTCAACGTaactgacaggctgggaagcctTCAAACTGAGCAACTAAACAGCTGTGACTATACCTAGGTGAGAGACTGGTGCTTACAGCAGTTCTTCTGACAGTGTACTCTTCCTGCTTGACGCTGATTTGCAACTTCTTTGAAACCATTCACCTTCCTTAGACTTCACTCATCTTGATCTGCACTtctctgctgtcagccttcactgtGGCATGAGAAGAGCTTATGCAGTTCTAACTTGCACCTCTGATGCAACtaaaggagcagcagcaccagctgtcTTTTCAGCCACATGTCGCTCTACAGGACAGAGGGGTTGGACTCAGAGATCCAGCTCAAAGGAGGCGAGACTCCCAACACAGGGCCTATGGATAGGAGATCAGTTCTCTCAACATTTGTGAGCACCAGTGCGTCAGGGGGCTCAGGCTTTAACCACAGATCTTTCCATTATAGATTCAGTCCCTTATCTTGCTGACCCTCTCTAATTGGTTGGGATAACCAGAGGCAAGATGCTAATGCCAATTGCAAAGCTCACTGATGGAATAAGCAGGTTCCCAACCCacaatctggaactcccttcctaacagcactgtgggtgtacctacaccagtggactactgcggttcaagaagacagctcatcaccaccttctcaagggcaactagagttgggcaataagtgctggcccagccagtgaagcccacatcccatgaatgaataattaaaaaagaGCCTCCCCGCTCTGTGGGTCAGTTAAAATAAAattccacacagtgtctctctcaacCTCAAGTGTTTCAAAGTGCTTTTATAGTGTTGTTACTGTTTTAATATAGGGAAATGCTTCATTGGAGAAAATTGggagtaaaaaaaaatctgtgattGTATTCTCATACTCCAGTTAACAAATTTATCATAAAAATGTATTTTATGTTTCAGTGTTCGCCAAAAATTTATTCAGTTGGCTGGTGAAGTAACTGACTTCAAAACACATGTTATCACATCGGAACAGGTCAGCAGTATTCCAGCAATAAAGGTGTGTGTGGAAGGATCTGTTAACTGTAAAGTGTCCAGCATTGGAATGCCTATCTTGTTATTCAAGTTGTCTTTCTACTAGTTTGTATGTAATATGGAAGCTTGCTGGACCAAGGAGGTAAATGCATTTTCATATTTTAAGTTTAGCTGTGTGTCTTAAGCAATGAGTGTAAGAAGGTCCTAGTACCTGCTGTCTATTTAGGAGGTGATCAAACCCTGCTTGTCAGTTATCGACTAATGTTCAGGAAATAAGCAGCGTCCTTTTAGCATTGGGTTGACTCCATAATGACATCTGCTGGTGGAAATGCAGAATACAGTCAACCCTCTGTGATTAACTTGTAATTTGACACCAGAACCAGACATatttgaccataagacataggagcagaaattaggccattcggttcatcgattctgctccgccattcaatcatggctgataagtttctcaaccctattctcccaccttcttcctgtaacctttgctccccttaccaatcaagaacctatctatctcggtcttaaatacactcagtgacctggccttcacagccttctgtggcaatggattccatagattcaccaccctctggctaaagaagtttctcttcatctctgttctaaaaggtcttccctttactctgaggctgtgccctcgggtcctagtctctcctactaatggaaacatcttccccatgtccactctatccaggcctttcagtattctgtaagtttcaatcagatcccccttcatccttctaaactccatcgagtatagacccagagtcctcaaacgttcttcatatgttaagcctttcattcctgggatcgttctcgtgaatctcctctggaccctctccaaggccagcacatccttcctgagatatagggcccaaaattgctcacagtattctaaatatggtctgaccagagccttataaagcctcagcagcacatccctgcttttatattttagtcctctcgaaataaataccaacattgcatttaccttcctaactatcgactcagCTGCAAGTTaagcttaagagaatcctggactaggactcccaagtacctttgcactccagatttctgaattctctccccatttagaaaatagtctatgcctctattcttcctaccaaagtgcatgacctcacgcttccccacattgtattccatctgccacttctttgcccattctcctatcctgtccaaatccttctgcagccttcccgcctcctcaatactacctgtccctccacctatctttgtatcatctgcaaacttagccagaatgccctcatttccttcatctagatcattaatgtataaagtgaaaagttgtggtcccaacactgacccctgcggaattccactagtcaccagcgGCCATcgtgagaaggacccccttatccccactctctgcctcctgccagacagccaatcttctagtCATGCTAGTacattgcctctaacaccatgggctcttatcttactgagcagcctcctgtgcggcaccttgtcaaaggccttctcgaagtccaagtaaataacatccattggctctcctttgtctaatctactcgttacctcctcaaagaattctaaaggatttgtcaggcatgacctccccttgatgaaaccatgctgactttgccctattctaccatgcacttccaagtattccgaaatctcatccttaataacggactctaaaatcttaccaacgaccgaggtcaggctaataggcctgtaatttcccgtcttttgcctcactcccttcttaaacaggggggttacattagtgattttccagtcctctgggaccctccctgactccagtgattcctgaaagatcaccactaatgcctctactatctcttcagctatctccttcagaactctggggtgtaatccatctggtccaggtgatttatccaccttcagacctctcagttttcctagcaccttctccttgggaatggccaccatactcacttctgcccccgactctcttgaattttggggatgttacttgtgtcttccactgtgaagactgactcaaagtatctattcagttcctccgtcatttctttgttccccactactacttctccagcgtcattttccagcggcccattTGCAGTATTCTACAGCCGTGTTGATGATTGACCAGCTAGTCCTGTTCTGGGGAAGAGCTATAAGAGAGGGCCTTAGTTCTTTCTTTTCACCTCCAGGTAACCCTGTTCACCCATGTTCCAACCATTTGGGTGGTCCTAACTGGACAAGTAGCAGGAAGTTTACCAGTAATCTCTACTAGTAAGCTAGACAGATGTAGCTGGTTTTATTGAGCTGGGACGTGGGAAAGGGATGGGATGGGACGGATGTGGGGgaagaagtggggtggggtgggtgggtggctaaATGTTGGCTTTGTCAATATACACCTAAGATGCCTTCAAACTCTGCATGCACTTTCCTCTTTGGGATACACCTGACTTATTCAAGTTCAGAGAATTTTAGTGTACTAGATCAATAGCAAAAAGAAGAGTTAAGAGGAGAAAAGTGGCAGAAAAGGGACAAAGAGACATAAAGaagcagaagagagagacactgatggAATTTAATGGAGCCTGATGGAGCTGGTAGCAAGGCCCGACAGCATGCTGAAGTCTCAGCTGCATTGAGAAGCCTCAGCACTGCAGAGGTTTCTACTCTTCAGGGCTTCTTATGGTCTCTTCTTGTGCCTCCCACAAGTTCAAACATCATGGGTGAAAAACAGATTCCTGTGTCTGCACCGGGCCAAGCTCTGCAGGGACATCAGAACAATCACAGCCACAACTTACAGTGcaacctccaccagctcagatacagtCACCTTGGTgggtcctcacacacacatagataaggTGGCACTGGTTGATAAGTATGTTGTAGATAAACAGGTAAAGGTGACAGAGGCAGAAGCAGCTGTGGGCAGTCCCCTCAGAGGATGGAGAACAGGCACAGCTCTGCTCAGCTGGGCACAGATGAAGAGTCTTGGCAGTCACAGGAAAGGATGCACTATCTGGACCAGCAGTAACACATGTGTTCCAATATGTCAGGGTAGCCTGAGGTAGTACGAGTCATGGACTGAGAATGGAGGACTCTGTTCAGCTCATATCTGCCACCATGGCTCAGAGCTTTGAGTGCATGAGCTCCTCTACtcaggggaatctagaacacaggggcacagtctaaGGATAAGGaaatgatcatttaggactgagatgaggagaattgagggttaggaatctttggaattctctacctcagagggttgtgaatcctccatcattgaatatatttaaggctgagatagagctttggtctctcagggaatcaagtgaTATGTGCAGTGCGCAGGAAAGTAGATTTGAAGCCAAGGATCATCCATGATTGTATTGCATGGCAGAATGAGCTCAATGAgctatatggtctactcctgcttgaGTTTTTTATGTTGTTCTGCTTCCATTGAGAGAACGGTCAAGCTCATAGATATgtgacatcacatggagtgcaTGCAGgaactgtgcactgacattcacAGAAATCATGGCACACTCTATAGCATTTGTAACAGTCAGTGGTTTTGGCGGTAGAGAGAGGTTTGGAGTGCCAGTTGCGCCCCAGCTGGTGGGCCCCTCCAGTTATCTGGAATGCTAGTCATGGGTTGAGGCAGTCACTGAGGACGATGACGGTGCCTCCCCTCATGTGGCATCGATATCATTGGCCTCCTTGACCCCTTTTGATTTAGAGACCATCTGTGAAGCCAGGCCCCATGATGCTGCCACAGCCACCTCCCTGTACAGTTGGGGCACCTTTGTATCCTGCATCTTACCCCTTCTCTTCCACATCCTGCAACTCCACTTCTTCAATTAGTTGTGTCGATCTAGCAAATTGCCATCTTCAAGAGCCAAGCCCTCTGAGGGACATGGACTCCATTGAAATCCTAACCTTTGTTCCTCTCCTTGGCCTTCCTCATGCCCAGGGCTCTGCCCTTGCAGTGAAGGATGTTGCTCCGGATTGCCACTAGACCTGAAATAATCTGAGAATCATGCTCCCATTGCCAGCTGTGACCTTCTTGCACTCAGTTGGACTTCCACTTGTATCTGGAACCTTTGCCTCCTCCTCTTATGCTCCAAGCTGCCAGCAAGGTGATGACACCCTGCACTGCCTGAGTGCTTCGTGACAACTCCCGCTGCAACCTGTGTATACCTGATGGTGCATTTGTGCCAATGACTGAGTGTCCCTCTCAGCTGTTCTCCCTTTCATGAGTCCACCTAATTTCTTGGTATGGCTGTGACTGGCTCCCAGCTGCGTTTCCACCTCCATGCACCTGGTCTGCCCCCAACCCAATGTGCTGCGAGTGCACCCGAATCAAAATCTGCACGTGGTCTTTAAAAGCTCACGATGAGCTCCTTAACTCCCTTAATTGAACTTTGCAAATCAGGTAGGTTCACAGAGCTGGTCACCCTCCACTCTGATGGAACTCGCTGGCATCAGGAATGGTGACAGAAAACCAGCATGCTAGCTGGCGTTGTTATTTTCATTGTCCACCCACCTCCAGTCCTTCCCCTGGTGGGAATAAAAAGTCCAAGCTGAAAAATCAGCAGGTCCAGCTGGAATGCATCCTAAGCAATCCTAGTACTGATGAAAATTGCAGTAGCTTTTCCTCCttggagtggtgccagaggactggaattgGAAATATTATACCCCTGTCCAAAACTAGAGGAGAGGGAATAAATTCAGTAACAATAGGCTAGTCAGGCTAAAATAGTTGGTAGGGAATCTTCCAGAGATCATAATCTGAGGCAAAATTAATTGCCATTTGGAAAACATGAGCTAACAAATTAcagctagcatggatttgttaaaggaaaaataTGGCTAACAAACTTGATAAACTAGTTGTTTGATAAACTAATAGAGAAGGTTAATGTGAGTGGTAGGGTTGATGTGTATTTGACCTTTCAAAAGAAATTGTATAGTATAAAGGACTTGTTAGCAATATTGAAGCCCATGagattaaaggggcagtggcaaCATAGATATAAAATTGGCTAAGAAACAGAATGTTCTCTGGTACACATTTCAGAATTCCTTCCCCTTCATGCCCTTTACACTGTTTTCCCCAGTATATTTTAGAATAATTCAAGACCTCCATTATCCCTTCTCTATCATTTTGAcgcctttctgaaatttgcttgtAGATTTGCTTTTCCATCTTCTTTCCAATATTTTGTGACCCATCATATACATCCAGCATCATAATAGCTTCTGTTTAATTCTAAACAAATagactttgggctggattttcgtgTTGGGCTCAGGAAATGCGAGTCAGGTCAATTCCTGACTTAAGAAACCTGAGTCTGTCACCTCTGCCCACACTCATCATAATGGCCCCAGCTGTTAAAACAAACTCTTGGAAATGCAAACAATGGGGCCTATTGAAACTGCAAAAAACAGATGGCCCATTTTTTTTCTATGCTACAAGAGATGTCTTGTCAATCAAAGCAATCCAGGAGCAGGGCTCTATTTTTTTCTCTAAGTGAAAACTGCAGACCAGTTTATTTTCCCAAAATTTAAAGGGCTGTGGACATTTAAATTACTTCAGATCATGATGCTAGAGTTCCCAAACTTTGAATGCATAAATAAAATGTTTCCCAATCGGaaaagtactctaatgcatctcAACACTTACACAATGCTGATCAATGTAATGGTCCTTTGCACAACAGAGCGCTATAAATCAATAACTGCAGTAAAAATACATCTAACTTATAATACATAATCTAATAATGATATTTGAAGCTGCCAAACCATGTAACACTTACCTGtcagaattttcccaactcctcagcaggcttcccCCAGATTCACAAACTGTCAAACAAGGTGGATTTTCAGAAGCTTCCCAAAACCCGCCTGACCCAAGAAAAATACTGGGGGCATGAAGAACAAGTTTCACCTAGggctgtcaatggtaaccccgatgTCAGAAGACGTGCCTGCAGGCTCACAACCTGAACCTGATCAGAACTCTTCGCGCCAATGGGAAGTTTCTGTGGGTTACTATTCCAATCGGAAATTCAAAATTGCAGACCTGCAGAATTGTTTTTTGTTCAACCCGCACACATTTCCAATCTTTTTGGGACATGAAAATTTTGCCCGCTTGTTTTTGAGTCTCAAGCATTTTTGACTTTACAAGTCACTTTACAACCTGTGACAGCTTGTTTGAACAATGCTGTCATCTCtgccttttttttccccctttttagTGCTCCTGAAAGCTTTGTAGCCAAGTTCCCATTTCTGCCCTTGgttaagccaggtctccatttTGCTAATGTATCATTATCCAGTGGAGTTGTTCAGCAACCCTATTTATCAGACATAAAAGATTTACATGTGCTCTAAGTATGCTTAGTCTGCTTTGCAATACTTTCACTGTAGCCCCGATTTTAAATTAGTTCGTGAATCAGCTTGAGGTTGAGAAGCAGGTGGCCAGCTCCTAGTATCTTTTCAGCAAGTAGCCCAGGCACTTTAACTCCTGTTATAACACGAAACACATCTTTCCCTCATCTCCCCTGTcaacattccatagggactgtttcctctgtgacaccctggttcaTTCCTttgtcacccccaacacctcatcctctttcCATAGCACCCTCTCATGAAATCACAGGAAgtgtaacatctgcccctttacctcctatctcctcactatccaaggctccaaacactccttccaggtgaagcagcaattcacttgcatttcttttgatttagtctactgcattcataggtcacaatgcggtctcctctacattgggaagactaaacgcagactgggtgattgctttgcggaacaccttcactcagtcctcATGCATGACCCTGACCTACCTATCACTTGCCTTTTTAATTCACAACTTGCTATCATGCCCACAttcctgtccttggcctgctacagtgttccagtgaagcctgacacaaactggaggaacagcagctcatcttctgattaggcactttacagccttctggacacaatactgagttcaacaacctcagaccatgaactctgtcctccattttgatataTATATTCTTgttcaaccccctccccacaaagAGCCAGTCTGTAACTTGTAcatatgttttgctttcagagaacactgacccttgttctgctgttaacacatgctgctatctgacctttatgccactattagcacctgccttagtctttaacactatcattaccactccctttgtcttgtgtccatgacatttttcTCATgtctctcctgaactcccacctaTCCCTTACCTTCTATTTTAACCCACTTACTCTACTCCCTCTCTtccataaaatccatcacattttacCTCTCTTCaactctaaagaagagtcataaggactcaaaatgttaactctgtttctctcaccacagatgctgccagatctgctgagattttccagcattttctgtttttatttccgatttccaacatcctcagtattttgcttttactttaacTCCTGTGCCTCATTTTAATATGATTGAGGGTTTTCCTCCTGGTAGCTTTGAGAATCAGGGTGCTCAGTCTTACGATGTGCACAATTGCTATGACTCTTAAGGCCCAATTAAAATGGGTCTTAAAGCAAGATTGTATCCCCTGCTTGGATTTTTCTTTGGACATTTTGAGGACTCATTTTACCTACAGAGATGAGTTGAAGGGCTGTCCTCCACTTTTCTGATGCTTTGCTGAATGTCCTGGTGAAGCATGTGAGGGTAAGGAGGGAGAAACTTCCCCAAAAGCCACAAGAGGAATCCCAAGGCCATAAGAAAGCCTGCCTGGACAGACATGGCTGAAAAAGTCAGTGCCACCAGCATCACCCTCTGGATCTCGATTCAATGAGCAGCCAGGGTGAGCTCAGCTCTTCACCACTTCAACCTCTCAACAGTACTTCATAACATTCCTGTCACCTCCTACTCCCCTCCATCACATCTTTCTGCATACAATCACAATGCAAACTGTAACACCTATTTTTCTCACGCCCGCCAAACTCTCTTCTTCCTTACCTTTATTTACACCACACATTCTCTTCTAACATACTATCGCTTGAATAGCCGCCAACTCTTCTCACCACATTCCTCAAATTTGGCTTTACATTCATCAACTCCTCATCCTCATTTCATCTTGCTTTAATCTTTCACTTTTCTCCATTTCTCGCTATACACGATATACACACACCTTTCaacaactctctcactctttcaggaGAACAGGATCACACATAACAGGAAGGAAAAAAACAAGGCTGCAGAGGAGTTGGCAACATTATCATTTTCACTAAAGCACAGCAGAATGTCCTGAAGATTATTGACTCAGGCAGAGCCAGCAACCTTGGGGAAAGTGAAACTGGTGCTCTAGCTAAGTAGAGTGTTTGTATATTACTTATAACCATCAACACCTCACCACGTATACAGCAAATACCAGAACTTCAAGTCCTATTCTCAAGATCGTTACCTGCAAATGTCCAGCTTCAATCTGCCACCCTAACTATAGTCTCTTTTTCTTCTAGGTCCTTCTGAGCAGCAAGAATTTTCTGCAGTAGGCACCTCAGAGAAGGACAGACCTCCTGAGGATTCATTGTCACATGCTGTTAAAACGAGATCAGACACTGGCAGTCTATATAGGTTAAATAGTGAGACAGAAGGGCCTGCACATGCTGAAATTAACACATGTGCCGAAATTAACCCAGTACTAATGAGCAGCAATAGGCACATCCTAGGACAGCTTGCCAGAGGATGAGGCCTCCTCCCAGTTCTGCCGAGGAGGCTATAGATGTGGATAGAGGTGCACAGCCCTGAAAAGAGAACCGTTGGCATCACACAAGGAGTTATGTAATTCATTTGATAGGCTGTCAAGAGGCTTCAATGCTATGGCTGAGTATGGAGGAGTCTGCTTCTAATCTGTGTGTTCACAGCTTGCATGGCATTGGCACTCTGCATTCTACCTTGGGAGAATGTGGCTCTGTGCAAAATGCTGCAGTCAGTCCCTCACAAAAGGACTCTGTGTGGATGATATGGGTAGATGAGTAGAACTGATGAGCCCAGCCTCATGTGCATGTCAGAGGTGCAATGGAATTGTGTGATATAATAAGTCTGGTCTTTTGTCACCTTGACAAATATCTACTTCCAGAAAGCTAACTGGGCCAGATTTCCCTAGCAGCAGCCAAGATATCAACATGAAAACAATAGATTTGCATGCCCTAATAGTTGATTGCTTCCTTCAGTGCAAAAACTCAAAGTAAAAAATGACCTAACAAAGAGTCGTTAAGTGTGTTGGAACTGAAGAGACTAATTGTTAATAATTGCAAATTTATTTACCACAACCCACCAAGTGGAAGaaagtcaaattttgtttggtcaTCATTGAGATGAAAGAAAATGTGAGAGTTTGGCACTCCTGGAAGAAGAAAATATAGCTATTAATAACCATGAGCAATATTTTAGTATCTAACCCTTATTTACAGTTAATGTCGCTCATCTGTGTTCTGAAACAGGTGAATCCATTTAGAGACCAAATATGTAAGGTGTTTAGTTGGAATGAAGACGGATTATTTTCATTTGATGAATTCCTGGAAATGATGTCAGCCTTTAGTGAAAATGCATCGCTTTCTGTAAAAGCAGACTATGCCTTTCGAATTTATGGTATGTTTTTCACCATTAAAATACTTTTTTTGATCAAAATTAAGTATAGCCAATATTGAGCATAAAAGTCCAACCATTTAACAAAAAGAATAAGTTGATACTTGAGAGGAAATCACTACAATTTATATTTTGATTGAGGAAGAAGGATTATGCCAAGCTTAATTCATATTGGGGTTAAATATATAATATACGTATTCTTCCCAGAGCGGTGAGGTGGATTGGCTGGTGAGTGTTTTTACTGTTTTCCCCTTCCTCAAAATTAGGGATTGAGTCTAAGCAGCCGGGAaattaaggggagaattttctccccgtcgggcgggcTGGGTGAGAGCAGGCATGGGCAAGCGTGCAGCCAATTGCCGCCCACAATCAGCTGCATGCCGGTATTTTacatgagtgggccaattaaggccagtccAGCGTGACGCGcgcctggaagtgctgagtgctccctgtgcaggcagggggaggagggagagtcggagcctgcgctctttactgaggcacagagctgcctcagggagattactttgaagaattgaaataaagaaaaaaaattattcagacctgagctggaacatgtcaatgaattttaataaaaatttttatttaatttataaagccttcatgaaat
The genomic region above belongs to Carcharodon carcharias isolate sCarCar2 chromosome 5, sCarCar2.pri, whole genome shotgun sequence and contains:
- the LOC121278014 gene encoding calcium and integrin-binding family member 4-like, whose translation is MEIQHVRQKFIQLAGEVTDFKTHVITSEQVSSIPAIKVNPFRDQICKVFSWNEDGLFSFDEFLEMMSAFSENASLSVKADYAFRIYDLNGNNYIDQEDIRNIILRLTNGMIDERNILTLTHFDAGSWGCC